From the Bacillus tuaregi genome, one window contains:
- a CDS encoding serine hydrolase domain-containing protein → MDTPFVIASITKLFTTTCIFILKEQGKLSLDDEITTYFKKDIVKNLHVYKGQEYSHRLTISNLLFHTSGLRDLIEEGSSKSKKRAIVKDEPIDFNETIIKTKEIKPHFAPGRRKRAHYANINFEILGKIIEIVTNSTLEDVYRQLIIEPLKLKNTYLPTDEDNFIPYVYYKNTAFYRPKLLRSIRASGGCISTARELMVSIKAFFNGKLFNPTVFHELKVNNRLQASMLPIHYGAGYMRVPLTGLANLFMGKGELMGHSGSTGSLAFYYPEKDMFFIGDVNQMKNPATPVRLVMRLAMSMKT, encoded by the coding sequence ATAGATACGCCATTCGTTATTGCGAGTATCACCAAGCTGTTCACAACCACTTGTATTTTTATTTTGAAAGAGCAGGGAAAGCTGTCATTGGATGATGAAATCACAACCTATTTTAAAAAAGACATAGTAAAGAACCTTCACGTTTACAAAGGTCAGGAGTATTCTCATAGACTTACCATCTCGAACTTATTGTTTCATACAAGTGGATTGAGGGATCTGATAGAGGAGGGGAGCAGTAAGTCGAAAAAACGTGCGATTGTTAAGGATGAACCAATTGATTTTAATGAAACCATCATAAAGACGAAGGAAATAAAACCGCATTTTGCACCAGGTAGGAGAAAACGAGCTCATTACGCAAATATAAACTTTGAAATCCTCGGAAAAATAATTGAAATCGTTACGAATTCCACATTGGAAGATGTGTATAGACAATTAATTATTGAACCTTTAAAACTCAAAAATACGTATCTCCCGACAGACGAGGATAATTTTATCCCGTATGTTTATTATAAGAACACGGCCTTTTATCGTCCGAAATTACTTAGGAGTATTCGCGCAAGTGGCGGTTGTATTTCTACGGCTCGTGAATTAATGGTATCTATCAAAGCGTTCTTTAACGGAAAGTTATTTAATCCTACTGTTTTTCATGAACTAAAAGTTAATAACCGGTTGCAGGCTTCTATGCTTCCCATTCATTACGGTGCTGGATATATGAGAGTTCCACTAACTGGTCTTGCAAATCTTTTTATGGGAAAAGGTGAGCTAATGGGTCATTCTGGTTCAACAGGTTCCTTAGCCTTTTACTATCCGGAAAAGGATATGTTTTTTATTGGCGATGTCAATCAAATGAAAAACCCAGCAACTCCTGTACGGCTGGTAATGCGGCTTGCCATGTCTATGAAAACATGA
- a CDS encoding sigma-70 family RNA polymerase sigma factor translates to MFVSNKNFIKRLKKQKEAALEYVIDEYMPFVKAIALKILQPIGKRDSVDDCINDVFLEVWKNSHQFNGNEVDFKKWIGTITKYKAIDYYRVYEKQAAREKQLNESEQMSTHSNIQKTLLEREQKSELLFELSKLDEIDRDIFMMKYFLEMNNSEIASSLHLTKSAVDNRLYRGKKKLAKNMKWKEQWIL, encoded by the coding sequence ATGTTCGTTTCTAATAAAAATTTTATTAAACGTTTAAAGAAGCAAAAAGAAGCTGCATTGGAATATGTCATTGATGAATACATGCCATTTGTCAAAGCGATTGCACTTAAAATCTTACAGCCAATTGGAAAACGTGATTCAGTCGATGACTGTATCAATGATGTGTTTTTAGAGGTATGGAAAAACAGCCATCAATTTAATGGGAATGAGGTAGATTTCAAAAAATGGATAGGCACCATTACGAAGTATAAAGCAATTGATTACTATCGAGTCTATGAAAAACAAGCGGCACGTGAAAAACAACTGAATGAATCTGAACAAATGAGTACGCATTCGAATATACAAAAGACCCTATTAGAGCGTGAACAAAAGAGTGAGTTGCTATTTGAGCTGAGTAAACTGGATGAAATCGATCGGGATATTTTTATGATGAAATACTTTTTAGAGATGAATAATAGTGAAATTGCTTCTTCACTACATTTAACAAAATCAGCTGTCGATAATCGTTTGTATCGTGGAAAGAAAAAATTAGCGAAAAATATGAAATGGAAGGAGCAATGGATCTTATGA
- a CDS encoding DUF4179 domain-containing protein, with amino-acid sequence MNDYKKLLDLNIDKIEPVEISEFEKQRVKQHVLGTKKKKKNGFRYIAMAATIAIGAAVASGFAVPSFASQIPILNNIMNYFKDETSYNHNFADVATDISQVQSSNGLSVMIEEAVYDGASITVTYAIETTKDLGTSPYTSAQFHVKGSEGMGSTGIIEKVGDTTYVGTEKITPLFNGDHPDMIEISWEPRAFVNMETNESITGDWQFAFEVQSLTNKKEVVNQSVSEHGVSVVINSYETNDLSTVIYYKQFVEKHILDEWPEVTVEFLNVKDDLGNLYHVDSNGGISRDNGLSSEWSSTIKSINPNAQSITIIPVIHFSQGSGKKVETKEMEPITVDLKEY; translated from the coding sequence ATGAACGATTATAAAAAGTTACTAGATTTAAATATTGATAAAATTGAACCGGTGGAAATCAGTGAATTTGAAAAACAACGTGTGAAACAGCATGTATTAGGAACAAAAAAGAAGAAAAAGAATGGTTTTAGATACATAGCAATGGCTGCAACAATTGCTATAGGTGCCGCGGTTGCTAGTGGCTTTGCTGTCCCGTCATTTGCCTCACAAATTCCTATTTTGAATAATATTATGAATTATTTCAAAGACGAGACCTCATATAATCACAACTTTGCTGATGTAGCAACGGATATATCACAGGTTCAATCCAGCAATGGCCTATCCGTCATGATCGAGGAGGCGGTGTATGATGGGGCTTCCATTACCGTTACCTATGCGATAGAAACGACTAAGGATTTAGGGACAAGCCCTTATACGTCTGCACAGTTTCATGTCAAAGGGTCAGAGGGCATGGGTTCAACGGGTATAATTGAAAAAGTTGGGGATACCACATATGTAGGAACAGAAAAAATCACTCCTTTATTTAATGGGGATCATCCGGATATGATTGAAATTAGTTGGGAACCTCGGGCATTTGTCAATATGGAAACAAATGAATCCATTACAGGTGATTGGCAATTTGCTTTTGAAGTACAATCTTTAACAAACAAAAAAGAAGTGGTGAATCAATCGGTGTCAGAACATGGCGTTTCAGTTGTAATCAATTCCTATGAAACGAATGATTTATCGACCGTGATCTATTACAAACAATTTGTCGAAAAACACATTCTAGACGAATGGCCTGAAGTAACAGTAGAATTTTTAAATGTGAAAGATGATTTAGGCAATCTTTATCATGTGGATAGTAATGGAGGTATCAGCCGTGACAACGGATTATCCTCTGAATGGAGTAGTACGATTAAATCAATTAATCCAAATGCACAATCAATAACAATTATACCCGTTATACATTTTTCTCAGGGCTCTGGTAAAAAAGTAGAAACAAAAGAAATGGAACCCATTACTGTTGATTTAAAAGAATATTGA
- a CDS encoding antitoxin VbhA family protein — MNEPLKDKPTFTADQLIPATIAAKNFGSLRKKVKQVPQFITENGVVGEVLLDYQYYEEIYSRLRKLEQLEEKRQSWEYALDLNQIDGVYKPSPLLSELMEKETHGEISSDEIIEKLKQIYKQDE; from the coding sequence GTGAATGAGCCTCTAAAAGATAAACCGACGTTTACTGCAGATCAGTTAATTCCAGCTACGATTGCTGCAAAAAATTTTGGATCTTTAAGAAAAAAAGTAAAGCAGGTACCTCAATTTATTACAGAGAATGGTGTAGTTGGGGAAGTGCTTTTAGATTATCAATACTACGAAGAAATATACAGCCGGCTTAGAAAGTTAGAGCAGCTAGAGGAAAAAAGACAATCCTGGGAATATGCATTAGATTTAAATCAGATAGATGGAGTCTATAAACCAAGTCCATTATTATCAGAATTGATGGAAAAGGAAACTCATGGTGAGATTTCATCAGACGAAATCATAGAAAAATTAAAACAAATTTATAAACAGGATGAATAG
- a CDS encoding transposase: protein MTNTVHRLQKLTRARRELVQEQTATKNLIRVYVDHIFREFQGKSVWINGKRKHVQIFSDFWGKSSLYFMRHCLHPSDILTLGKKGLRALSKQVNLKLREQTIDCLLDYAKHSISQAKEQLEVEQFLLIQSLDRLDMLDTQIKLLERKIEDLFVQTDGAVILSVPGIGVVTGAELYAEMGDISDFDHAGQLIKMAGTNPIVKQSGGKKPSYHAISKQGRRTFRNITYQVGKSLSMNNPEMKQKYAALRDRGKLPGQAYIALGNRMIRLAFSMIKHQTLYRTDQPDYVLYKQLRKKLYKANVKQFYERFVISTSSQIA from the coding sequence TTGACAAACACCGTTCACAGACTACAAAAATTGACTCGTGCCCGTCGTGAGTTAGTCCAAGAACAAACGGCTACAAAAAATCTTATTCGTGTGTATGTGGACCATATATTTCGTGAGTTTCAAGGGAAAAGTGTATGGATAAATGGAAAGCGTAAACATGTACAAATTTTTTCGGATTTCTGGGGAAAGTCTTCACTCTATTTTATGCGTCATTGTCTCCATCCAAGTGACATCCTTACCCTTGGAAAAAAGGGATTACGAGCCCTTTCAAAACAAGTAAATCTTAAGTTGCGCGAACAAACCATTGATTGTCTGCTTGATTACGCAAAACATTCCATTTCTCAAGCGAAAGAACAATTAGAAGTCGAACAATTTTTACTTATTCAAAGTCTAGATCGACTAGATATGTTGGATACGCAGATTAAATTATTAGAAAGAAAAATTGAAGATTTATTTGTTCAAACGGACGGAGCCGTCATCCTTAGTGTTCCCGGAATTGGAGTTGTCACTGGAGCAGAACTATATGCCGAGATGGGGGATATTTCTGATTTCGACCATGCAGGGCAGCTAATTAAAATGGCAGGAACGAATCCTATCGTTAAGCAATCGGGAGGGAAAAAGCCCTCTTATCATGCGATATCTAAGCAAGGAAGGCGAACCTTTCGAAATATAACATATCAAGTGGGAAAATCCCTGTCTATGAACAACCCTGAAATGAAACAGAAGTATGCGGCATTAAGAGATCGTGGAAAACTTCCAGGTCAGGCGTATATCGCTCTAGGAAACCGAATGATTCGTCTAGCTTTTTCAATGATCAAACACCAAACATTATATCGTACAGACCAACCTGACTACGTTTTATACAAACAATTACGAAAGAAACTGTACAAGGCCAATGTTAAACAATTCTATGAAAGGTTTGTCATCTCAACAAGTTCCCAGATTGCCTAG